The following coding sequences lie in one Ostrea edulis chromosome 8, xbOstEdul1.1, whole genome shotgun sequence genomic window:
- the LOC125662754 gene encoding uncharacterized protein LOC125662754 isoform X1 — MIGKNNSVLTRIQQMSPNVFNVGCVCHLANICAQKAIKTLPLPIDDFLVDIYYHFHHSSNRREQYQQLQEFTDTDPMKILKHCSTRWLSLERCVQRTLQRWPALKSYFQSHAECEKPGRINRCMEVLISDEMWLYFAFLEFVLPILNDFNVMFQAGESMVGFLHTEMVRLLHKLLGKFVTTKTITVQQDITKVDFRCTDNQQDDSRIAVGLTARGYLSDNEDLPPETVRKFFSSVREFYCTIAETMIKKFPFQDKVLQGIGFLNPNTKDKISPEDVVSLSDRFCSLSQQEKQQLEDETSDYILTPLSDLPTFDADTTLNQFWNTMGNLKLPSGQKQFQLLHQLSKIVLTLPHSNADTERTFSMLKKIQTDSRESLADKTIHSLLSVKINNPEECHQYKPEPELVRAAKSACALYKQSCS; from the exons ATGATTGGTAAGAACAACAGTGTCCTGACCCGTATTCAGCAGATGTCACCAAACGTGTTCAACGTAGGTTGTGTGTGCCACTTAGCCAACATCTGTGCACAGAAGGCCATCAAGACCCTACCACTGCCAATCGACGACTTCTTGGTTGACATCTACTACCACTTTCATCACAG TTCCAACAGAAGAGAGCAGTATCAGCAGTTGCAAGAATTCACAGACACGGACCCTATGAAGATCCTAAAGCACTGCAGTACCAGGTGGCTGTCATTGGAGCGGTGTGTTCAGCGTACTCTACAACGGTGGCCAGCATTGAAGAGTTACTTTCAGAGCCATGCAGAATGTGAGAAACCAGGCCGTATCAACAGATGTATGGAGGTCCTAATCAGCGACGAGATGTGGTTGTACTTTGCCTTCCTTGAGTTTGTCCTACCCATCCTCAACGACTTCAATGTGATGTTTCAG GCTGGTGAATCCATGGTTGGCTTTCTTCATACAGAGATGGTTCGACTGCTACACAAGCTGTTGGGTAAATTCGTCACAACCAAGACCATCACAGTGCAGCAAGACATCACCAAGGTTGACTTCAGGTGTACAGATAACCAGCAGGACGACTCCAGAATTGCAGTTGGGTTGACTGCAAGGGGCTACCTCAGTGACAATGAGGACCTGCCACCAGAGACAGTTAGGAAGTTCTTTAG tTCAGTCAGGGAGTTCTACTGCACCATAGCTGAGACTATGATTAAGAAGTTCCCATTCCAGGACAAGGTTCTCCAGGGTATCGGGTTCCTGAATCCCAACACCAAGGACAAGATTTCTCCAGAAGATG TTGTCAGCTTGTCTGATAGGTTTTGCAGTCTGAGCCAGCAGGAGAAACAGCAACTAGAAGATGAGACTTCAGACTACATCCTTACTCCTCTGTCTGACCTGCCAACTTTTGATGCTGACACAACCTTGAACCAGTTTTGGAACACCATGGGGAACCTGAAGTTACCAAGTGGCCAGAAGCAGTTTCAGCTCCTTCACCAACTCAGCAAGATTGTTCTGACACTACCTCACTCCAATGCTGACACAGAAAGGACTTTTTCCATGCTGAAGAAGATCCAGACAGACTCCAGAGAGAGCCTTGCTGATAAGACCATCCACAGCTTACTCAGTGTAAAGATCAACAACCCAGAAGAGTGCCACCAGTACAAACCAGAGCCAGAACTTGTCAGAGCAGCCAAGTCAGCATGTGCCTTATATAAACAGTCTTGTTCATAA
- the LOC125662754 gene encoding uncharacterized protein LOC125662754 isoform X2: MKILKHCSTRWLSLERCVQRTLQRWPALKSYFQSHAECEKPGRINRCMEVLISDEMWLYFAFLEFVLPILNDFNVMFQAGESMVGFLHTEMVRLLHKLLGKFVTTKTITVQQDITKVDFRCTDNQQDDSRIAVGLTARGYLSDNEDLPPETVRKFFSSVREFYCTIAETMIKKFPFQDKVLQGIGFLNPNTKDKISPEDVVSLSDRFCSLSQQEKQQLEDETSDYILTPLSDLPTFDADTTLNQFWNTMGNLKLPSGQKQFQLLHQLSKIVLTLPHSNADTERTFSMLKKIQTDSRESLADKTIHSLLSVKINNPEECHQYKPEPELVRAAKSACALYKQSCS, encoded by the exons ATGAAGATCCTAAAGCACTGCAGTACCAGGTGGCTGTCATTGGAGCGGTGTGTTCAGCGTACTCTACAACGGTGGCCAGCATTGAAGAGTTACTTTCAGAGCCATGCAGAATGTGAGAAACCAGGCCGTATCAACAGATGTATGGAGGTCCTAATCAGCGACGAGATGTGGTTGTACTTTGCCTTCCTTGAGTTTGTCCTACCCATCCTCAACGACTTCAATGTGATGTTTCAG GCTGGTGAATCCATGGTTGGCTTTCTTCATACAGAGATGGTTCGACTGCTACACAAGCTGTTGGGTAAATTCGTCACAACCAAGACCATCACAGTGCAGCAAGACATCACCAAGGTTGACTTCAGGTGTACAGATAACCAGCAGGACGACTCCAGAATTGCAGTTGGGTTGACTGCAAGGGGCTACCTCAGTGACAATGAGGACCTGCCACCAGAGACAGTTAGGAAGTTCTTTAG tTCAGTCAGGGAGTTCTACTGCACCATAGCTGAGACTATGATTAAGAAGTTCCCATTCCAGGACAAGGTTCTCCAGGGTATCGGGTTCCTGAATCCCAACACCAAGGACAAGATTTCTCCAGAAGATG TTGTCAGCTTGTCTGATAGGTTTTGCAGTCTGAGCCAGCAGGAGAAACAGCAACTAGAAGATGAGACTTCAGACTACATCCTTACTCCTCTGTCTGACCTGCCAACTTTTGATGCTGACACAACCTTGAACCAGTTTTGGAACACCATGGGGAACCTGAAGTTACCAAGTGGCCAGAAGCAGTTTCAGCTCCTTCACCAACTCAGCAAGATTGTTCTGACACTACCTCACTCCAATGCTGACACAGAAAGGACTTTTTCCATGCTGAAGAAGATCCAGACAGACTCCAGAGAGAGCCTTGCTGATAAGACCATCCACAGCTTACTCAGTGTAAAGATCAACAACCCAGAAGAGTGCCACCAGTACAAACCAGAGCCAGAACTTGTCAGAGCAGCCAAGTCAGCATGTGCCTTATATAAACAGTCTTGTTCATAA